One part of the Vicia villosa cultivar HV-30 ecotype Madison, WI linkage group LG6, Vvil1.0, whole genome shotgun sequence genome encodes these proteins:
- the LOC131610386 gene encoding probably inactive leucine-rich repeat receptor-like protein kinase At5g06940 has translation MSSLSLCTFLFLLSLTFSIFTFTSSSSEAETLLSFKSTIQDTKNTLSTWSNTSLNHFCNWTGISCSSTSPFSVTSVNLQNLNLSGDISSSICNLPNLSDLNLANNAFNQPIPLHLSQCSSLKSLNLSNNLIWGTIPSQISMFVALSVLDLSRNRIEGNIPDGFGSLKNLQMLDMNTNLLSGDVPKVFGNMTKLEVLDLSLNPYLVSEIPEDIGELGSLKQLLLQSSGFQGEIPESLKGLVSLTHLDLSENNLTGEVPKTLVSSLKNIVSFDVSQNKLLGLFPEGLCKGGKGLINLSLHTNGFTGLIPNSTSECKSLERFQVQNNGFSGDFPVGLFSLPRIKLIRGENNRFTGQIPELISEASQLEQVQLDNNLFDGEIPSGVGLVKSLYRFSASLNHFYGEIPPSFCDSPVMSIMNLSHNSLSGHIPQLKKCRKLVSLSLADNSLTGEIPNSLAELPVLTYLDLSHNNLTGSIPQGLQNLKLALFNVSYNQLSGKVPFSLISGLPASFLEGNSGLCGPGLPNSCSDDDKPRHHVASGFTTLVCALISLAFVAGISLVAGGFILCRRSSKGNGDFVWRSVFFYPLRITEHDLLIGMNDKSSIGNGIFGNVYVVSLPSGDLVSVKKLVKLGNQSSKSLKVEVKTLAKIRHKNVVKILGFCHSDESIFLIYEYLNGGSLGDLICSQNFQLHWGIRLKIAIGVAQGLAYLHKDYVPHLVHRNVKSKNILLDVNFEPKLTHFALDRIVGEAAFQSILDSEATSSCYIAPEYGYNKKASEQLDVYSFGVVLLELICGRQAEKTDSSDDSSLDIVKWVRRKVNITNGVNQVLDTRISHSCHQEMIGALDIALNCTSVVPEKRPSMLEVVRGLQSLESRTCIANLQGPNVEPSIPV, from the exons ATGTCTTCACTTTCACTCTGTACATTCCTCTTCCTCCTTTCTCTAACCTTCTCAATCTTCACcttcacttcatcttcatcagAAGCTGAAACCCTTCTCTCCTTCAAATCCACCATCCAAGACACCAAAAACACATTATCAACATGGTCCAACACTTCCCTAAACCACTTCTGCAACTGGACTGGAATCTCCTGTTCTTCTACTTCACCATTTTCAGTAACCTCTGTCAACCTCCAAAACCTAAACCTCTCCGGTGATATCTCATCTTCCATATGTAACCTCCCAAATCTCTCTGATCTCAACCTTGCTAACAATGCCTTTAACCAACCTATCCCTCTTCATCTCTCTCAATGTAGTTCATTGAAAAGCTTGAATCTTAGTAATAATCTCATCTGGGGTACTATCCCTTCTCAGATTTCGATGTTTGTTGCTTTGTCAGTGCTTGATTTGAGTAGAAACCGTATAGAGGGAAACATTCCTGATGGTTTTGGTTCGTTGAAGAATCTTCAAATGCTTGATATGAATACTAACTTGCTTTCTGGGGATGTGCCTAAGGTGTTTGGTAATATGACTAAGCTGGAAGTTCTTGATTTGTCTTTGAATCCTTACTTGGTGAGTGAGATTCCTGAGGATATAGGTGAGCTTGGGAGTTTAAAGCAACTTCTTTTACAGAGTTCGGGTTTTCAAGGTGAAATTCCTGAGTCTTTGAAGGGTTTGGTTAGTTTAACTCATTTGGATCTCTCTGAGAATAATCTAACTGGTGAGGTTCCTAAGACCCTTGTGTCTTCTCTTAAGAAtattgtttcttttgatgttTCACAGAACAAGCTTTTGGGTTTGTTTCCGGAGGGTTTATGTAAAGGAGGAAAAGGGCTTATAAATTTAAGTCTTCATACAAATGGGTTTACTGGGTTGATACCAAATTCAACTAGTGAATGTAAGAGTCTTGAGAGGTTTCAAGTTCAGAACAATGGGTTCTCTGGTGATTTTCCTGTTGGGTTGTTTTCACTTCCTAGAATTAAGCTCATTAGAGGTGAGAACAATAGATTTACAGGACAAATACCTGAGTTAATCTCGGAAGCTTCTCAGTTAGAGCAAGTTCAGCTTGATAATAACCTTTTTGATGGTGAAATTCCTTCGGGTGTTGGGTTAGTTAAGAGTTTATACAGATTTTCTGCTTCTTTAAATCATTTCTATGGTGAAATTCCTCCTAGTTTTTGTGATTCACCAGTTATGAGTATCATGAATCTCTCTCACAATTCTCTTTCTGGTCATATCCCTCAGCTGAAAAAATGCAGGAAGTTAGTTTCACTCTCTTTAGCTGATAACAGTTTAACAGGAGAAATTCCTAATTCTCTAGCTGAACTACCTGTGCTTACTTATCTTGATCTCTCACATAACAATCTTACTGGTTCAATTCCACAAGGTCTTCAAAACTTGAAGCTTGCACTTTTCAATGTTTCCTATAATCAGTTATCCGGTAAAGTACCGTTCTCGTTGATTTCCGGTCTTCCTGCATCATTTTTGGAAGGAAATTCTGGTCTTTGTGGTCCTGGATTGCCAAATTCATGTTCTGATGATGACAAGCCAAGACACCATGTTGCTTCTGGTTTTACAACCTTGGTATGTGCTTTGATCTCTCTAGCATTTGTTGCTGGAATTTCTCTTGTTGCTGGTGGATTTATATTGTGTAGGAGATCTAGCAAAGGGAATGGAGATTTTGTATGGCGCTCAGTGTTCTTCTATCCTCTCAGAATTACTGAGCATGATCTTCTTATAGGGATGAATGACAAAAGCTCAATAGGAAATGGAATTTTCGGTAATGTTTATGTTGTGAGCTTACCTAGTGGTGATTTAGTATCTGTGAAGAAGCTGGTTAAATTAGGAAACCAGTCTTCGAAGAGTTTAAAAGTTGAAGTTAAAACTTTAGCTAAAATTAGGCACAAGAATGTTGTTAAGATTCTTGGATTCTGTCATTCTGATGAGTCGATTTTTCTCATTTATGAATACTTGAATGGTGGAAGCTTAGGGGACTTGATTTGTAGTCAGAATTTTCAGCTGCATTGGGGAATTCGATTGAAGATTGCTATCGGAGTTGCTCAAGGACTTGCATATCTTCACAAGGATTATGTTCCACACTTGGTTCATAGAAATGTCAAGTCAAAGAACATTCTGTTGGATGTTAACTTTGAGCCAAAACTTACACATTTTGCTCTTGATAGGATTGTTGGAGAAGCTGCATTTCAATCCATTTTGGATTCTGAAGCTACATCTTCATGTTACATTGCTCCAG AATATGGATACAATAAAAAAGCAAGTGAACAATTGGATGTGTACAGCTTTGGTGTTGTATTGCTAGAGCTAATTTGTGGAAGACAAGCTGAGAAAACAGATTCAAGTGATGACTCTTCACTTGACATAGTGAAATGGGTTAGAAGGAAAGTGAACATTACTAATGGGGTGAACCAAGTTCTTGACACTAGAATATCACATTCTTGTCACCAAGAAATGATTGGTGCTTTAGATATTGCTCTAAACTGCACTTCTGTTGTACCTGAGAAAAGGCCATCAATGTTAGAAGTTGTTAGAGGTCTTCAGTCTCTTGAGTCAAGGACTTGTATTGCAAATTTGCAGGGTCCAAATGTTGAACCCTCTATTCCAGTATGA